A single genomic interval of Lathyrus oleraceus cultivar Zhongwan6 chromosome 7, CAAS_Psat_ZW6_1.0, whole genome shotgun sequence harbors:
- the LOC127100331 gene encoding uncharacterized protein LOC127100331 — translation MASKQEQEQKLHLTLLVDKEKNRVVVAEANGDFVDTLFSFLTLPLGTITRLVFKNQQEQETFGCIRNLYKSVENSSDEVFFNRICKKMLLYPRNDSESYCQKLKVNVDDSEPTKYFICSTCVEGKGLLSTFAGASCSCGKLMDKEIKLHREFSNSDCVFVEKQTLYLIFDDLKVLRSFPGNTLHQLQQLGYKNINKLTHMSAIVGLNEILDLLRKALTSKSPLSDVFLANSKFPCKCTLSSRTPLSDVPSTTTVMALKVTISKSKKKIVYAEVERDFVDFLFSFLTAPIGTIVEQLNGNYCIGCMNNLKKSVNELYFSCLIVIIPLGTPIRNPKVTPQFGCVKQPLKKLCEQDAPTYRYCNNGVVIDYSYQKSRAMNLFDPRSPYGTIESAVGFVTWKSKFIVWDNLQVTPLENNTSSIAFLQKLNIPLDDLEEHEVRIGKKEALYLLGASLTSNGAALTEALFHLIKVPKEETN, via the exons ATGGCTTCCAAGCAAGAACAAGAACAAAAGCTTCATTTGACTCTTTTAGTGGACAAAGAAAAAAATCGTGTAGTTGTGGCTGAAGCAAACGGTGACTTCGTCGACACTTTGTTTAGTTTTCTCACACTTCCATTAGGAACTATCACTAGGCTTGTCTTCAAGAATCAACAAGAGCAAGAAACATTTGGTTGCATACGTAATCTTTACAAGAGTGTGGAAAATAGCAGTGATGAGGTTTTCTTTAACCGTATCTGCAAAAAAATGTTGCTTTATCCACGCAACGATTCTGAGTCTTATTGCCAGAAACTGAAGGTGAATGTGGATGATTCAGAACCTACAAAGTACTTCATTTGTAGCACCTGTGTTGAAGGAAAGGGTTTGTTGAGTACTTTTGCTGGTGCTAGTTGTTCTTGTGGGAAATTGATGGACAAAGAAATTAAGTTGCATAGAGAATTTAGTAATAGCGATTGTGTTTTTGTTGAGAAACAAACTTTATATTTAATTTTCGATGATTTAAAAGTGCTCCGAAGCTTTCCTGGTAACACCCTTCACCAGCTCCAACAACTTGGTTACAAAAACATCAACAAGCTTACACATATGTCCGCAATAGTCGGTTTAAATGAG ATTTTGGACTTATTAAGGAAAGCACTAACCTCCAAGTCTCCTCTCAGTGATGTATTCTTGGCAAATAGTAAATTTCCATGTAAGTGCACTTTGTCTTCAAGGACTCCACTTTCTGATGTTCCTTCCACTACTACTGTTATGGCTCTTAAGGTAACTATAAGCAAATCAAAGAAGAAAATAGTGTATGCTGAAGTTGAGAGAGATTTTGTTGATTTTCTATTCAGTTTCCTGACAGCACCTATAGGAACTATTGTAGAGCAATTGAATGGAAATTATTGCATTGGATGTATGAATAACTTGAAAAAAAGTGTGAATGAACTCTATTTTTCATGCTTGATAGTGATTATACCTCTAGGGACTCCTATAAGAAATCCCAAAGTGACTCCTCAATTTGGTTGTGTGAAACAGCCTCTGAAAAAGCTTTGTGAGCAAGATGCTCCTACTTATAGGTATTGTAATAATGGTGTGGTAATCGACTATTCATATCAAAAAAGTAGAGCAATGAATCTATTTGATCCAAGATCTCCATATGGCACAATTGAATCAGCTGTAGGATTTGTGACGTGGAAATCAAAATTTATTGTGTGGGATAATCTCCAAGTGACTCCATTGGAGAATAATACTTCTAGCATTGCATTTTTGCAAAAACTCAACATACCTTT